A single Drosophila ananassae strain 14024-0371.13 chromosome 3L, ASM1763931v2, whole genome shotgun sequence DNA region contains:
- the LOC6494603 gene encoding circadian clock-controlled protein daywake has translation MQYPFGLFLFLIFPVVSSWMEIPFNIHRCRFGNETCLVESLNSYIKTFAKGIPEKYFRPFNRLSGPNFPLFNDSTDLPIGLRLNLKNLTLNGLENATVLSVKGFEQDPTQKKILIEIRIPRLECVAKFDFDTKLLLFRASGNGSFNVDAQNFHLNISFKVFVEFRQGKRYLRVYDMDFNVDLDRCILSLDNLYEWNTDLSIVLNRVMNEHWLEFWNELESRFLPYFSRMGVDRLSRFFYYFSYDEMFINDQ, from the exons ATGCAGTACCCTTTTGGATTATTCCTTTTCCTAATATTCCCAGTAGTGTCTTCATGGATGGAGATTC CATTCAATATCCATAGATGTCGCTTTGGAAATGAAACCTGTTTGGTTGAAAGTTTGAACAGCTACATCAAGACCTTTGCAAAGGGTATTCCGGAGAAGTATTTTAGGCCCTTTAACAGGCTTTCCGGTCCCAATTTCCCCTTGTTCAATGACTCCACCGACTTACCAATTGGTCTGAGACTCAACTTGAAAAACCTTACCTTGAATGGACTCGAAAATGCCACAGTATTATCAGTCAAAGGGTTCGAGCAGGATCCAACCCAGAAGAAAATATTGATCGAAATCAGGATACCACGTCTTGAATGCGTCGCTAAGTTTGATTTCGATACCAAACTCTTGCTGTTCAGGGCATCGGGCAATGGAAGTTTCAACGTCGATGCCCAGAATTTCCATTTGAATATTTCCTTCAAGGTTTTCGTGGAGTTCCGGCAAGGAAAACGCTACTTGAGGGTTTATGATATGGATTTTAACGTGGACTTGGATCGCTGTATTCTCTCGCTGGATAATCTGTACGAATGGAACACGGATCTGAGCATTGTCCTCAATCGTGTGATGAACGAGCACTGGCTGGAGTTCTGGAACGAATTGGAGTCCAGATTCTTGCCCTATTTCAGCCGCATGGGTGTCGACAGGCTGTCTCGATTCTTCTATTACTTCTCTTACGATGAAATGTTTATAAACGATCAATAA
- the LOC6496003 gene encoding uncharacterized protein LOC6496003 isoform X2, translating to MNPSGRCLVWWLYFRNFNSFTSVGQYTYICAYIFNSVDYQIFNCPMLRKMFAVVSSTWSIDSQPPQCHCYLPPTLPDCWAKADKLIQENMKLDIDDVTDSVMKVMRICGLRPWEVKRSEEVIRRSLTHYEEVRERIDRVPRKRFSKETFLHGLASEAQMNRMDAQMAYAIIKRAFKALYYGTGQDGKRYLALQEFLMHSQECLWLHAARRTAEIHAVLNGMMHSEEQQFEERIECVYKNLFDVLQTRVVFADNWVCNCDPAPEGKSVSNAVSTMTAQMEVLFHKQNLELSTGASAMTYQRLETNRTAGSEDSRYNYFLKRANNKTDQKQPDISGDGSDLSQTKCNCPHLRCFREEGETREAPEITAECSQGPYICRWLPFTEEDDTFDEHCAPFPPLEEVCPPCDQKELSCDAECTCTCQVCKCRPFYEGDDDIGEEENLGEKQSKSGVEDYDTDYCWLAPFRGSSKERLDRKKMAVQPEEVPVKEEAAEEKDALSKCCCMCKYKRDFPHLFTYLAPFKEEPERQPQAQPSKPEPIKTQLPLFSESEDLLSKPPPRGVSLAGYRCWVKSKPSTSSESQEERDPLVMVCSQEQKVKGGSKGPEIIVTTKTQHHPSPDSAGNAAPAKPTANPPAKVAPNPTPSKSNKPAPAPAKPPVAPKQPDQPQEEDKLTKEDILDIIGLRFK from the exons ATGAATCCCAGCGGCAGGTGTTTGGTGTGGTGGCTTTACTTTCGTAATTTTAAtt CTTTCACATCAGTCGGacaatatacatacatatgtgcttatatttttaattctgtTGATTaccaaatttttaattgcccCATGCTTCGAAAGATGTTCGCCGTGGTAAGTTCCACATGGAGCATTGACTCTCAGCCACCCCAGTGTCACTGCTACCTGCCGCCAACACTGCCGGACTGTTGGGCCAAGGCCGACAAGCTAATACAGgaaaacatgaagctggacaTCGACGATGTCACCGACAGTGTGATGAAGGTGATGCGGATCTGCGGGCTGCGTCCCTGGGAGGTGAAGCGGAGTGAGGAGGTAATCCGTCGCTCCCTGACGCATTACGAAGAGGTGCGAGAACGGATCGATCGGGTACCAAGAAAGCGCTTCTCCAAGGAGACCTTCCTGCACGGTCTGGCCAGCGAGGCCCAAATGAACCGGATGGACGCCCAGATGGCCTACGCCATTATCAAGAGGGCCTTCAAGGCGTTATACTATGGGACGGGACAGGATGGAAAGCGGTACCTCGCCCTGCAGGAATTCTTGATGCACAGCCAGGAGTGCCTCTGGCTTCATGCCGCACGCCGCACGGCAGAAATACATGCCGTCCTCAACGGAATGATGCACTCCGAGGAGCAGCAGTTCGAGGAGCGCATCGAGTGCGTCTACAAGAACCTGTTTGATGTCTTGCAGACAAGAGTCGTCTTCGCGGACAACTGGGTCTGCAACTGCGACCCAGCACCGGAGGGCAAATCGGTATCCAATGCTGTCTCTACGATGACCGCCCAGATGGAAGTACTCTTCCACAAGCAGAACTTGGAGCTCAGCACTGGCGCCTCCGCAATGACATACCAACGCCTGGAGACGAACCGGACGGCAGGCTCGGAAGACTCGCGCTATAACTACTTCCTAAAAAGGGCCAATAACAAAACAGATCAAAAGCAGCCAGACATTAGTGGTGATggcagcgatctcagccaaACCAAGTGCAACTGCCCCCATTTGCGCTGCTTTCGCGAGGAGGGTGAGACTCGGGAGGCGCCAGAAATCACGGCGGAGTGTAGCCAGGGACCCTACATATGCCGCTGGCTGCCGTTCACCGAAGAAGACGACACCTTCGACGAGCACTGCGCTCCGTTCCCGCCCCTGGAGGAGGTGTGCCCACCCTGTGACCAGAAAGAGCTCTCCTGCGACGCGGAGTGTACCTGCACCTGTCAGGTGTGCAAGTGTCGGCCGTTCTATGAGGGCGACGACGACATCGGCGAGGAAGAGAACCTCGGCGAGAAGCAGTCCAAGAGCGGAGTGGAGGACTACGACACCGACTACTGCTGGCTGGCTCCGTTCCGAGGTAGCAGCAAGGAACGATTGGACAGAAAGAAGATGGCGGTCCAACCTGAGGAGGTACCGGTAAAGGAGGAGGCTGCTGAGGAGAAGGACGCCTTGTCCAAATGTTGCTGCATGTGCAAATACAAGCGTGATTTTCCTCACCTCTTCACTTACCTGGCACCCTTCAAGGAGGAACCAGAAAGGCAGCCACAGGCTCAGCCATCTAAGCCAGAGCCAATAAAAACGCAGCTGCCCCTTTTCAGTGAAAGTGAGGATCTGCTTTCCAAGCCTCCACCACGAGGAGTCTCTCTGGCGGGCTATCGCTGCTGGGTTAAGTCCAAGCCATCGACATCCTCTGAATCACAGGAGGAAAGGGATCCACTTGTGATGGTTTGTAGCCAGGAACAAAAAGTAAAGGGAGGATCAAAAGGTCCCGAAATAATTGTGACCACCAAAACGCAGCACCATCCGAGCCCCGACAGTGCAGGAAACGCAGCTCCAGCAAAGCCTACAGCCAATCCACCAGCCAAGGTGGCGCCTAATCCAACCCCCTCTAAGAGCAACAAGCCGGCTCCAGCTCCCGCAAAGCCTCCAGTGGCTCCCAAACAACCTGATCAGCCACAAGAGGAAGATAAGCTTACCAAGGAAGACATTTTAGATATCATAGGCCTCAGGTTTAAATAG
- the LOC6496003 gene encoding uncharacterized protein LOC6496003 isoform X1 gives MLRKMFAVVSSTWSIDSQPPQCHCYLPPTLPDCWAKADKLIQENMKLDIDDVTDSVMKVMRICGLRPWEVKRSEEVIRRSLTHYEEVRERIDRVPRKRFSKETFLHGLASEAQMNRMDAQMAYAIIKRAFKALYYGTGQDGKRYLALQEFLMHSQECLWLHAARRTAEIHAVLNGMMHSEEQQFEERIECVYKNLFDVLQTRVVFADNWVCNCDPAPEGKSVSNAVSTMTAQMEVLFHKQNLELSTGASAMTYQRLETNRTAGSEDSRYNYFLKRANNKTDQKQPDISGDGSDLSQTKCNCPHLRCFREEGETREAPEITAECSQGPYICRWLPFTEEDDTFDEHCAPFPPLEEVCPPCDQKELSCDAECTCTCQVCKCRPFYEGDDDIGEEENLGEKQSKSGVEDYDTDYCWLAPFRGSSKERLDRKKMAVQPEEVPVKEEAAEEKDALSKCCCMCKYKRDFPHLFTYLAPFKEEPERQPQAQPSKPEPIKTQLPLFSESEDLLSKPPPRGVSLAGYRCWVKSKPSTSSESQEERDPLVMVCSQEQKVKGGSKGPEIIVTTKTQHHPSPDSAGNAAPAKPTANPPAKVAPNPTPSKSNKPAPAPAKPPVAPKQPDQPQEEDKLTKEDILDIIGLRFK, from the coding sequence ATGCTTCGAAAGATGTTCGCCGTGGTAAGTTCCACATGGAGCATTGACTCTCAGCCACCCCAGTGTCACTGCTACCTGCCGCCAACACTGCCGGACTGTTGGGCCAAGGCCGACAAGCTAATACAGgaaaacatgaagctggacaTCGACGATGTCACCGACAGTGTGATGAAGGTGATGCGGATCTGCGGGCTGCGTCCCTGGGAGGTGAAGCGGAGTGAGGAGGTAATCCGTCGCTCCCTGACGCATTACGAAGAGGTGCGAGAACGGATCGATCGGGTACCAAGAAAGCGCTTCTCCAAGGAGACCTTCCTGCACGGTCTGGCCAGCGAGGCCCAAATGAACCGGATGGACGCCCAGATGGCCTACGCCATTATCAAGAGGGCCTTCAAGGCGTTATACTATGGGACGGGACAGGATGGAAAGCGGTACCTCGCCCTGCAGGAATTCTTGATGCACAGCCAGGAGTGCCTCTGGCTTCATGCCGCACGCCGCACGGCAGAAATACATGCCGTCCTCAACGGAATGATGCACTCCGAGGAGCAGCAGTTCGAGGAGCGCATCGAGTGCGTCTACAAGAACCTGTTTGATGTCTTGCAGACAAGAGTCGTCTTCGCGGACAACTGGGTCTGCAACTGCGACCCAGCACCGGAGGGCAAATCGGTATCCAATGCTGTCTCTACGATGACCGCCCAGATGGAAGTACTCTTCCACAAGCAGAACTTGGAGCTCAGCACTGGCGCCTCCGCAATGACATACCAACGCCTGGAGACGAACCGGACGGCAGGCTCGGAAGACTCGCGCTATAACTACTTCCTAAAAAGGGCCAATAACAAAACAGATCAAAAGCAGCCAGACATTAGTGGTGATggcagcgatctcagccaaACCAAGTGCAACTGCCCCCATTTGCGCTGCTTTCGCGAGGAGGGTGAGACTCGGGAGGCGCCAGAAATCACGGCGGAGTGTAGCCAGGGACCCTACATATGCCGCTGGCTGCCGTTCACCGAAGAAGACGACACCTTCGACGAGCACTGCGCTCCGTTCCCGCCCCTGGAGGAGGTGTGCCCACCCTGTGACCAGAAAGAGCTCTCCTGCGACGCGGAGTGTACCTGCACCTGTCAGGTGTGCAAGTGTCGGCCGTTCTATGAGGGCGACGACGACATCGGCGAGGAAGAGAACCTCGGCGAGAAGCAGTCCAAGAGCGGAGTGGAGGACTACGACACCGACTACTGCTGGCTGGCTCCGTTCCGAGGTAGCAGCAAGGAACGATTGGACAGAAAGAAGATGGCGGTCCAACCTGAGGAGGTACCGGTAAAGGAGGAGGCTGCTGAGGAGAAGGACGCCTTGTCCAAATGTTGCTGCATGTGCAAATACAAGCGTGATTTTCCTCACCTCTTCACTTACCTGGCACCCTTCAAGGAGGAACCAGAAAGGCAGCCACAGGCTCAGCCATCTAAGCCAGAGCCAATAAAAACGCAGCTGCCCCTTTTCAGTGAAAGTGAGGATCTGCTTTCCAAGCCTCCACCACGAGGAGTCTCTCTGGCGGGCTATCGCTGCTGGGTTAAGTCCAAGCCATCGACATCCTCTGAATCACAGGAGGAAAGGGATCCACTTGTGATGGTTTGTAGCCAGGAACAAAAAGTAAAGGGAGGATCAAAAGGTCCCGAAATAATTGTGACCACCAAAACGCAGCACCATCCGAGCCCCGACAGTGCAGGAAACGCAGCTCCAGCAAAGCCTACAGCCAATCCACCAGCCAAGGTGGCGCCTAATCCAACCCCCTCTAAGAGCAACAAGCCGGCTCCAGCTCCCGCAAAGCCTCCAGTGGCTCCCAAACAACCTGATCAGCCACAAGAGGAAGATAAGCTTACCAAGGAAGACATTTTAGATATCATAGGCCTCAGGTTTAAATAG
- the LOC6496004 gene encoding uncharacterized protein LOC6496004, with the protein MYQVSSLWSKQSQTQGRCMCRVPGNQDCGIKNDNIIEEYLQLDIEDVTDSVMKVMRICGLRPWEVKRSSEVIRRSLQHYEEVRERIDRVPRKRFAKETFLHGLAQEAQMNRMDAQMAYAIVKRAFKAFYYGTGQEGKRYVSLQTGLPHRQECLWLHAARRTAEIHAVLTGMMYSEEQQFEERIECVYKNLFDVLQTRIVFADDWVCNCQHSSKPASTAVSSLTIELEVLYVKQNMDLSLGASAPTSQRLEVDRAVSSNALSSASSRHNYSLKKTQNKSVSQKDSMLFSAGSILSQAKCNCPPLRCCREEGEAREAPEITAECSQGPYICRWLPYTEEDDMFGEHCTPFPPLEEVCPPCVKEELSCDSECTCTCQVCKCRPLYDGDDDIGEEENLGEKVSKSGVEDYDTDYCWLAPFRGSSKERMDRKKAKAQPEEKAPVKVEIVEDKETLSKCCCMCRYKRDNPHLFTYLAPFKEEQKKEPEPEPEPPTPETIKKAKANEIEDLLAKPPPPGISQEGYRCWVKPKRSATSIAQVERDPPHLVFYDPEVVEVAAPPAKGKGKGKKAKKAAPTAPDAPIVKKDEGKFTKEDILKIINLKAA; encoded by the coding sequence ATGTATCAGGTAAGTTCTCTATGGAGCAAGCAGTCGCAGACGCAAGGACGTTGCATGTGTCGCGTGCCGGGAAATCAGGACTGTGGCATTAAAAATGATAATATTATCGAGGAGTACCTCCAGTTGGACATCGAAGATGTCACCGACAGTGTGATGAAGGTGATGCGGATCTGCGGGCTGCGTCCCTGGGAGGTGAAGCGGAGTTCGGAGGTGATCCGTCGCTCCCTGCAGCATTACGAAGAGGTGCGAGAGCGGATCGATCGGGTACCAAGAAAGCGCTTCGCCAAGGAGACCTTCCTGCACGGTCTGGCACAGGAGGCCCAAATGAATCGGATGGACGCCCAGATGGCCTACGCCATTGTAAAGCGGGCCTTCAAGGCCTTCTACTATGGGACGGGACAGGAAGGAAAGCGGTATGTCTCCCTCCAGACCGGCTTGCCCCACAGGCAGGAGTGTCTCTGGTTGCACGCCGCACGCCGCACGGCAGAGATACACGCCGTCCTCACCGGAATGATGTACTCCGAGGAGCAGCAGTTCGAGGAGCGCATCGAGTGCGTCTACAAAAACCTGTTCGATGTCCTGCAGACAAGAATCGTCTTCGCCGACGACTGGGTCTGCAACTGCCAACATAGCAGCAAGCCGGCCTCCACTGCGGTCTCTTCGTTGACCATTGAATTAGAGGTCCTCTACGTCAAGCAGAACATGGATCTGAGCCTTGGCGCATCCGCACCGACCTCCCAACGTCTTGAGGTAGACCGGGCAGTAAGCTCGAACGCCCTCAGCTCCGCATCCTCGCGCCATAACTACAGCCTAAAGAAGACTCAAAATAAATCTGTTTCCCAAAAGGACTCCATGCTCTTCAGTGCCGGCTCCATTCTCAGTCAGGCCAAGTGCAACTGCCCCCCATTGCGTTGCTGCCGCGAGGAGGGCGAGGCTAGGGAGGCACCAGAAATCACGGCGGAGTGTAGCCAGGGACCCTACATCTGCCGCTGGCTGCCGTACACCGAAGAGGACGATATGTTCGGCGAGCACTGTACTCCGTTCCCGCCCCTGGAGGAGGTGTGCCCACCCTGTGTCAAGGAAGAGCTCTCCTGCGACTCGGAGTGCACCTGCACCTGCCAGGTGTGCAAGTGTCGACCGCTCTATGACGGCGATGACGATATCGGCGAGGAAGAGAACCTCGGCGAGAAGGTATCCAAGAGCGGAGTGGAGGACTACGACACCGACTACTGCTGGCTGGCTCCGTTCCGGGGCAGCAGCAAGGAAAGAATGGACAGAAAGAAAGCCAAGGCCCAACCTGAGGAGAAGGCACCGGTGAAGGTTGAGATTGTCGAAGACAAGGAAACCTTGTCCAAGTGTTGCTGTATGTGCAGATACAAGCGCGACAATCCCCATCTGTTCACTTACCTCGCGCCCTTCAAGGAAGAACAGAAGAAGGAGCCAGAGCCCGAGCCTGAGCCACCAACACCAGAGACAATCAAGAAAGCAAAAGCCAATGAAATCGAGGATCTGCTTGCGaagccacctccacctggtaTCTCCCAAGAGGGCTATCGCTGCTGGGTAAAACCGAAGCGCTCGGCGACATCCATAGCGCAGGTGGAGCGCGACCCACCCCATTTGGTTTTTTATGATCCCGAAGTAGTGGAAGTGGCAGCTCCTCCCGCCAAGGGTAAGGGAAAGGGGAAAAAGGCCAAAAAGGCTGCTCCTACTGCGCCTGATGCTCCGATCGTCAAGAAGGATGAAGGAAAGTTCACCAAGGAAGACATTCTTAAAATTATCAACCTGAAGGCTGCCTGA